The Corallococcus soli genome includes a window with the following:
- a CDS encoding FliM/FliN family flagellar motor switch protein, which yields MQTSPGRAPSPAKKSVRPFRLGARRLTRAHLLLGQRPQVARWGAELLRDVGAALSRDVGAEVAVEGHLVDAAVQPERELALGVVFALVELSAVGGTAIVELEVPLVFAALARLAGTGLRPGPVTELTRLEESTLVYLLLSALAAMRGHEAWMRRLGPRLSAVSMRRGDVLTRVDARQPYVAVSLSLAMEGLRAGGRVLLPARALQTAFQELPVESGADVAPQVLAASVPARCLVGRSPLQLSAVDALSTGDVVLFEGVRLQDGRLQGQGRLIARGFVLGGEFHANGFSTGSVRSYAARQESDMVATNKRSEAMPPLPVDVEIELTRLLLPLSELAALKPGTLLPLHVNASSPVLLRVGDRVVARAELVEIEGEVGARILALLP from the coding sequence ATGCAAACGAGCCCAGGCAGAGCCCCCAGCCCCGCGAAGAAGTCCGTCCGCCCGTTCCGCCTGGGCGCTCGCCGGCTGACGCGCGCGCACCTGCTGCTGGGCCAGAGGCCCCAGGTGGCGCGCTGGGGCGCCGAACTCCTTCGGGACGTGGGGGCGGCGCTCTCCCGGGACGTGGGGGCGGAGGTCGCGGTGGAGGGACACCTGGTGGACGCGGCGGTCCAACCCGAGCGGGAGCTGGCGCTGGGGGTGGTGTTCGCGCTGGTGGAGCTGTCGGCGGTGGGAGGGACGGCCATCGTGGAACTGGAGGTGCCGCTGGTCTTCGCGGCGCTGGCGCGGCTGGCGGGGACGGGGCTGCGACCGGGACCGGTGACGGAGCTGACCCGGCTGGAGGAGTCCACGCTGGTGTACCTGCTGCTGTCCGCCCTGGCCGCGATGCGCGGGCACGAGGCGTGGATGCGCAGGTTGGGCCCCCGGTTGTCCGCGGTGTCGATGCGGCGAGGGGACGTGCTGACGCGGGTGGACGCGCGTCAACCCTACGTGGCGGTGTCGCTGTCCCTCGCGATGGAGGGCCTGCGGGCGGGAGGCCGGGTGCTCCTGCCCGCGCGCGCCCTGCAGACCGCGTTCCAGGAGTTGCCGGTGGAGTCCGGAGCGGACGTCGCGCCGCAGGTGCTCGCGGCGTCGGTGCCCGCGCGCTGTCTCGTGGGGCGCAGTCCGTTGCAGCTGTCGGCGGTGGACGCGCTGTCCACGGGGGACGTCGTGCTCTTCGAGGGCGTGCGCCTCCAGGACGGCCGTCTCCAGGGTCAGGGCCGGTTGATTGCCCGGGGCTTCGTGCTCGGTGGGGAGTTTCACGCGAACGGTTTTTCGACGGGAAGCGTGCGCTCGTACGCGGCCCGACAGGAGTCGGACATGGTGGCGACGAACAAGCGGAGCGAGGCGATGCCGCCGCTTCCGGTGGATGTGGAGATCGAGCTGACGCGGTTGCTGTTGCCGTTGTCGGAGCTGGCGGCCCTGAAGCCGGGCACGTTGCTGCCGCTGCACGTCAACGCGAGCAGCCCCGTGCTGTTGCGCGTGGGTGACCGCGTGGTCGCGCGTGCGGAGTTGGTGGAGATCGAGGGCGAAGTGGGCGCCCGCATCCTGGCGTTGTTGCCGTGA
- the sctR gene encoding type III secretion system export apparatus subunit SctR has protein sequence MRALGMGCGLLLPALASAAETSLAQASYAGSPLAMMGMLALLSLLPFAVLMLTSFSKIAVVLSLARSAMGTQQAPPTVVLTGLAVVLTGHIMAPVMERMYDAGQAAYEEVHSGAQLVSAAKQVTEPLRGFLMKHGGAEERARFVDLARELRPPEESEEVQETDLFVVIPAFVITELKEAFQIGFIIFLPFLVLDMVIANVLLALGMQTLSPSQVSLPFKILLFVAVDGWALLARGLILGYR, from the coding sequence ATGAGGGCCCTGGGAATGGGGTGCGGGCTGTTGCTGCCCGCGCTGGCCTCCGCGGCGGAGACATCCCTGGCGCAGGCGTCGTACGCGGGCAGTCCCCTGGCGATGATGGGGATGCTCGCGCTCCTTTCGCTGCTGCCGTTCGCGGTGCTGATGCTGACGAGCTTCTCGAAGATCGCCGTGGTGCTCTCCCTGGCCCGCTCGGCGATGGGCACCCAGCAGGCTCCTCCGACGGTGGTGTTGACGGGACTCGCGGTGGTGCTGACGGGGCACATCATGGCGCCGGTGATGGAGCGCATGTACGACGCGGGACAGGCGGCGTACGAGGAGGTGCATTCCGGGGCGCAGCTGGTTTCCGCCGCGAAGCAGGTGACGGAGCCCCTGCGAGGCTTCCTGATGAAGCACGGCGGTGCGGAGGAGCGTGCGCGCTTCGTGGACCTGGCCCGGGAGCTGCGTCCCCCGGAGGAGTCCGAGGAGGTGCAGGAGACGGACCTGTTCGTCGTCATCCCGGCGTTCGTCATCACGGAGCTGAAGGAAGCCTTCCAGATTGGCTTCATCATCTTCCTGCCCTTCCTGGTGCTGGACATGGTCATCGCCAACGTGTTGCTCGCGCTGGGAATGCAGACGCTGTCACCGAGCCAGGTGAGCCTGCCCTTCAAGATCCTCCTCTTCGTCGCCGTGGATGGTTGGGCCCTGCTCGCGCGCGGCCTCATCCTCGGCTACCGGTGA
- a CDS encoding flagellar biosynthetic protein FliQ has product MTQDVLLALGREALLLMVLASLPPIGASMLVGFLMSLFQATTQLQESTLSVVPKLCAAVLSLVLAGPWIAGQLTLFTRQLLTLIAEVAL; this is encoded by the coding sequence ATGACCCAGGACGTCCTGCTCGCCTTGGGGCGCGAGGCCCTGCTGTTGATGGTGCTCGCCTCGCTGCCGCCCATCGGCGCGAGCATGCTGGTGGGCTTCCTGATGAGCCTCTTCCAGGCCACCACGCAATTGCAGGAGAGCACCCTGTCGGTGGTCCCCAAGCTGTGCGCGGCCGTGCTGTCGCTGGTGCTGGCAGGCCCGTGGATCGCGGGGCAGCTCACGCTCTTCACCCGGCAACTGCTCACGCTCATCGCGGAGGTCGCCCTGTGA
- a CDS encoding EscT/YscT/HrcT family type III secretion system export apparatus protein — protein sequence MNPEALGEQLLALGPHVLAVALCAARLVPIAFLCPLLGGQAAPTTVRLGLVLALSLFLHVEAGVDLMGPVETPVVMAALVVRELAYGVSVGLVSALPFDAARMGGRFIDLFRGTSAEASLPLAGSRESATGDGLYHLLVARVVSGALFPLVISALLRGFGVVRLGAFVPTEAATLQVVVMVGSAMATGLAVGAPVAAAALAVDCFLGMASRAAAQVNLQELGAPLRILGGGAVLWLGVGLLCERLLAGVASTEGALALLGEVAR from the coding sequence GTGAACCCGGAGGCGCTGGGTGAACAGCTCCTCGCGCTTGGGCCCCATGTCCTCGCGGTGGCGCTGTGCGCGGCGCGCCTCGTGCCCATCGCATTCCTCTGTCCGTTGTTGGGGGGACAGGCCGCGCCGACGACGGTTCGCCTGGGGCTGGTGCTCGCGCTGTCACTCTTCCTGCATGTCGAAGCGGGCGTGGACCTCATGGGGCCGGTGGAGACGCCTGTCGTGATGGCGGCGCTCGTGGTGCGCGAGCTGGCCTACGGCGTCTCGGTGGGCCTCGTGTCCGCGCTGCCCTTCGACGCAGCGAGGATGGGCGGCCGCTTCATCGACCTGTTCCGTGGGACCTCCGCGGAGGCGAGCCTGCCCCTGGCGGGAAGCCGCGAGTCGGCCACGGGCGATGGGCTGTACCACCTGCTGGTGGCCCGGGTGGTCTCGGGGGCCCTGTTCCCACTGGTCATTTCGGCGCTGCTGCGCGGCTTTGGCGTGGTGCGACTGGGTGCCTTCGTGCCCACCGAAGCCGCGACTCTGCAAGTGGTGGTGATGGTGGGCAGCGCCATGGCCACGGGGCTGGCGGTGGGCGCGCCGGTGGCCGCGGCGGCGCTCGCGGTGGATTGCTTCCTGGGCATGGCGTCCCGTGCCGCGGCGCAGGTGAACCTCCAGGAACTGGGCGCGCCGCTGCGCATCCTCGGGGGCGGCGCCGTGCTGTGGCTGGGCGTCGGGCTGCTGTGTGAGCGGCTGCTCGCGGGCGTGGCATCGACCGAGGGCGCACTGGCGCTCCTGGGAGAGGTCGCGCGATGA
- a CDS encoding EscU/YscU/HrcU family type III secretion system export apparatus switch protein: MSGEKTEQPTARRLRDARRKGQLPRSRMLSSSAATLGGLLGFLVFAPDGFARLRDWAARLLLEQRLPGAWEEGAWVAARLCGPALGGALVASLAVSVATVGFEMDARHAAPKFERINPAEGLKRLFSVRPLLEMGKALLVATLLALLVWSEVETVGPDALRAAWLDGARGLEFLVGRLAALGVQLAWVVLGCGAVDYALARHRHRRELMMTREEVRREHKESEGDPRHKGQRKALHRQLAQGGPARGVQKATAVIVNPTHIAVALRYEAGECDAPYLVAKGREQDALALKEEARRQGIPVVRDVPLARSLIHFDVGESIPEELYQAAAVVLRTAMETRETDDRPRRQT; this comes from the coding sequence ATGAGCGGGGAGAAGACGGAGCAGCCCACCGCCCGACGCTTGCGGGACGCGAGGCGCAAGGGCCAGTTGCCCCGCAGCCGCATGCTGTCCTCCAGCGCGGCGACCCTGGGGGGACTGCTGGGCTTCCTCGTGTTCGCGCCAGACGGCTTCGCGCGACTGAGGGACTGGGCCGCGCGGTTGCTGCTGGAGCAGCGCCTTCCGGGAGCCTGGGAGGAGGGGGCCTGGGTCGCCGCGCGGCTGTGCGGGCCCGCGCTCGGCGGAGCGCTCGTGGCATCGCTGGCGGTGTCGGTGGCCACGGTGGGCTTCGAGATGGACGCGCGGCACGCCGCCCCGAAGTTCGAGCGCATCAACCCGGCCGAGGGACTCAAGCGCCTCTTCAGCGTCCGTCCCCTGCTGGAGATGGGCAAGGCCCTGCTCGTGGCGACACTGCTGGCGCTGCTTGTCTGGAGCGAGGTGGAGACGGTGGGGCCTGACGCCCTGCGGGCCGCATGGCTTGATGGGGCTCGGGGCCTGGAGTTCCTGGTCGGCCGACTGGCGGCGTTGGGCGTCCAGTTGGCGTGGGTGGTGCTGGGCTGCGGCGCCGTGGACTACGCGCTCGCAAGGCATCGGCACCGGCGCGAGCTGATGATGACCCGCGAAGAGGTCCGGCGGGAGCACAAGGAAAGTGAAGGCGACCCGCGCCACAAGGGACAGAGGAAGGCCCTGCACCGGCAGCTCGCGCAGGGAGGTCCGGCACGTGGAGTGCAAAAGGCCACCGCCGTGATCGTCAACCCCACGCACATCGCCGTCGCGCTCCGCTACGAGGCGGGCGAATGCGACGCGCCCTACCTCGTGGCCAAGGGGCGCGAACAGGACGCGCTCGCGCTCAAGGAAGAGGCGCGCCGACAGGGCATCCCGGTGGTCCGGGACGTGCCCCTGGCGCGCAGCCTCATCCACTTCGACGTCGGGGAGTCCATCCCCGAGGAGCTGTATCAGGCGGCGGCCGTCGTGCTGCGGACCGCGATGGAGACGCGCGAGACGGACGACCGTCCACGGAGACAGACGTGA